A stretch of Camelina sativa cultivar DH55 chromosome 18, Cs, whole genome shotgun sequence DNA encodes these proteins:
- the LOC104762450 gene encoding uncharacterized protein LOC104762450 isoform X2, with amino-acid sequence MVAVEYNEKNNSGSNLKFLCSYGGRILPRSTDGNLRYVGGHTRVLSVDRSISFSELMKKLFEFCGYSVDLRCQLPNGDLETLISVKSEEELSNIVEEYDRLTGSKIRAVLSPPRSSHKRESSSSSSPSPYSSGDRSPKSPFSVTPSPPNSPSPAYGRYLQSRYCLPPTDHLVPRRFNHRSEESHCCCYACRVHKDSRLIWH; translated from the exons atggtggCGGTTGAATATAACGAGAAGAACAACAGTGGAAGTAATCTAAAATTTCTCTGCAGTTACGGTGGCAGAATCCTCCCTCGTTCCACCGACGGCAACCTCCGTTACGTTGGAGGTCACACCAGAGTCCTATCCGTCGATcgttctatctctttctcag AGCTGATGAAGAAACTATTTGAATTCTGCGGTTACTCCGTTGATCTAAGATGTCAATTACCAAACGGAGATCTCGAGACACTAATCTCAgtcaaatcagaagaagaacTATCAAACATCGTCGAAGAGTACGACCGCCTCACCGGATCCAAGATCCGAGCCGTTTTATCGCCTCCGAGATCTTCGCATAAACGCGAatcgtcatcgtcgtcgtctCCGTCACCGTATTCAAGCGGAGATCGATCACCGAAATCACCGTTCTCCGTCACGCCTTCACCGCCGAACTCACCGTCGCCGGCGTACGGAAGATATCTACAGTCTCGGTATTGTTTACCTCCCACGGATCATCTTGTTCCTAGAAGATTCAATCATAGATCGGAAGAGTCTCATTGCTGCTGCTATGCGTGTCGTGTACACAAAGACTCCAGGCTCATCTGGCATTGA